The nucleotide window CTGGGCCCTGTGGATCGACCTGATGCAGGCCTCTACGGACTATGGAAACCCGTTCAACTTCCACAACAACGTTGACCAGTCGACTCTGGAGTCTTTCACCGTCACCCTCCGCAACAGCGACTTTATGGAACGCTACGAGAAATTAACCAACAACAAGCCCGGCACGGGGGCtctgctttccttctctgacAGCAACTGGGGCCTTAGCATCAGCGTTCCGCGTCAGCCCGTATGCTCTGACCAGCCCTCCTCCGTCGATGTATTCTGGGGCTATGGGCTGCATCCCGAGAAGACTGGAAACTTTGTCCACAAGCCCATGTGTCATTGCTCCGGCAAGGAGATTCTAACCGAGGTGCTATCCCAGCTAGGAATGCCAGTGGATGACATACTCCCGAACTCGATCACAAAGCCTGTTCTGATGCCCATGGCCACGGCACCACTGATGCCCCGTCGTCATGACTTCCGCCCTGAAGTCATGCCTTCCCAGAGCAAGAATTTGGCCTTGGTGGGACAGTATGTTGAGATTCAGGACGATACGACTTTGAGTATGGAGTATAGCGTGCGCGGTGCCCAGATGGCTGTGTTCTCAGCTATGAAGCTGAACAAGCATCCTCCCAAGATTGAACGACACCTCTTGTTATCTGTTTTTGATTTGCTTGGAGGTGCTTAGTCGATACCTTCAAAATTAGGATCAGTGAAGTACATGTTTTATCGCTGTATTGCTTCATAGTTACTGGGAACTCTGTACCCAAGCAAACTGTATCATGTCTGTCATTGCTAATATCGCTCAATATCCCATGCTCCTACTTAATGTGATATAACACCAGACTGACCAAATACCAATCCCATTACCAActatcatcctcatcccacACCCCCTCCGCAAACGAACACCTCCCAGCCTTACACCCCTCACACAACTCCCTATTATGCGGCTtagtcctcttcctctcatcGTACACAGGCCTCTCCACATCAACCCCATACCACTTCTTCATGCGATACGCAATCCTCTCCGCATAGCTGTCCTCGTCCAAAAATGGCCGACTAAGCGAATTACACTTCTTACAGCGCTGATGATACACCCTTGCATTGTACTCGTCCCCTGAGTACAGCCGGATCGTAATGGcgatcttcttgctcgtcCAGCCGGTTGACGTGCATGAGTCGTTTGAGCAGACGAAACGGCCCATGATGTTCGTGTCGTATTcttttctgctgctggtggcgTCGTCGAAGGGATGGAAGGTTAGCGAGGTgattgggagggaggagctCAGGTGGTTGAGGACGTCGCTGTGCAGGGCTGGGTACATGGACCAGCGGTTGCGGGGGAGGTTGGATTTGGGGTTGGATTTGGATTTGCGGGAGGGCATGTTGGACGGGTGTAGCTGTCAGTGAGTGTGTGTGGAGGCGATGGCTGCTGATGGGATTCTTGAAGGGGATATTCAGGCTGATGGAGACTGGAGATCTGGTGTTCGTGAAGCGCTCTTCAACTGTATGTATTGACAGGTTCAGGCAGAAGCGGGGTGTATTGGTTAGTTGCGAGAAGGCATGTGATGTGCTTGTATCGCATGTGTGTTCCACCTATAGGTATCTCTCTCCGGCTGTAGTATCGGGGTGGCTAGGTTTCGCATATGATTGGCTTGTTCATAGTCTGATTTGGTCCAATTAATATgcataaaaatataaaacagTATTTCACAGCGAGGAAAACATATCTAAGGCTTTGCTTTTCGAATAATGGCTATACTGAAGCATCTTAGGATATCATATTCTTATCGAGTTGGCTATCGCCGATGAAGCTGCCACCGGTTATGCCTTAGGGAGAGGGACCCGAGCATTGTTTAGACAATAAGGGCTATCTGACATTGCTCAGGATACATCAAGTTCTATTCAGATAACCTAGTGATAGTGCATGAAGCAACTGAAACCCTAAAGTGAAATATATCCAATGGCACTATATCCATAGGGGTTTCTTCCTGAGGCATACAGAcccaccatccacaccaGTCCATATCCGGACTAGCCCCTAGCTCCAGAGCAGTCACGTGTCTCCTATCAGCAATGCGATCATCCGTCACCATCACTCCATTATCAAACAATAGTATACCTTCAATTCAACCTGCTCTCCGGCAGCGGACCACAACCATGGCCGACTCCTTCAGCCTTCCTCTACGCCCGCTCACGGAGAAGCCCGACCGCCCCGACACCCTCCCAATCGAGATCGCCCAAATCAACGCCCGATGGGGATCCTTCCGCGACGTGAACGAAGAGACATTGCTTGCCAAGATCGAAGAGGACAAGAACCGGGACccatgggaggaggaagacgtggATGATAAACCTGCCGAGGATGTGGACTCGACCGAGCGTCTGGAAACATTGTACAAGCGGCGGGCCGAGATCCTGCAGTTCGCTATGTAAGTAGGTGTCTGCTGTTGACAATAAGTGGGCAACGGAGCTAATGGTTTGCTACGGGTGAAGGCAGGCGCATATGGAAGCTCTGTTCGCTTTAGATTTTGTTTCGCTTTTGCTTTCTAAGCATACCCCTCGTCAGGCGGAGACTTCTATGTCGACGTTCTTGAAGCAGGTTGCGCCGCTGGGGTCCTTGAATGCGGAGATTGTGGAACCGCCGCCGAAGTCGGAGGCCGCTGTGCAGGATGTTAAGACTGTGTCGCGGGGCTGGAGGGCGCAGAACTTCAATGCTGCTGCGAATAAATTGCTCAATTCGGCGACAcgactggaagaagaggtcgCTTCGGAGACGAAGTACTGGGATGAGGTGCTGGCGG belongs to Aspergillus luchuensis IFO 4308 DNA, chromosome 3, nearly complete sequence and includes:
- a CDS encoding 3CxxC-type zinc finger protein (COG:S;~EggNog:ENOG410PQ0F;~InterPro:IPR027377;~PFAM:PF13695), with protein sequence MPSRKSKSNPKSNLPRNRWSMYPALHSDVLNHLSSSLPITSLTFHPFDDATSSRKEYDTNIMGRFVCSNDSCTSTGWTSKKIAITIRLYSGDEYNARVYHQRCKKCNSLSRPFLDEDSYAERIAYRMKKWYGVDVERPVYDERKRTKPHNRELCEGCKAGRCSFAEGVWDEDDSW